The genomic interval CATCAGCGTCACCGCCAACGACGGCGACGGTGGCATCACCACCGCCACCCAGGTGGTCAACGTCAACAACGTCGCCCCCGTGGCCGCCGTCAGCGGTGCCGCCACGGTCGCCGAGGCCAGTGTCTACACCCTGAGCGTAGGTGCCATCACCGAACCCGGCACGGACACCCGCACCGGCTACACCATCGCCTGGGGCGACGGCAACACCAGCAGCTTCACCCCCGCCCAGTGGACGGCAGCCGCAGGCAGCTTCACCCACACCTACGCCGACAACGCCGCCGCCACCATCACGGTCAGCGCCACCGACGAGGATGGCACCTTCGTGCTCGGCACCCAGGCAGTTACTATCAATAACGTAGCACCCACTGCCCAATTGACAGGCGCAAGCAGCACCAATGAAGGTGCGATCTATAGCCTGAACATTGTCGGCAGCGACGTGGCCGGAGCGGCCGACCCGCTGAGCTACAGCGTCGACTGGAACGACGGCAGCGCGGTACAGACGCTCACAGCAGCGCAATTGGCCGCTCTGTCTGGCAACGTCACCCACACCTTCGCTGACGATGCCGATGGCCCGGTGAATAGCACACCCCGCACCATCAGCGTGACGGCCAACGATGGCGACGGTGGCATCACCACCGCCACCAAGGTGGTCAACGTCAACAACGTGGCCCCCACCCTGGCCGCCACGGGTGCGTCCACCATCGAAACCGGGCAGGTCTACACCCTGAACCTGGGGGCCGTCACCGACCCCGGCACCGACACGGTCAGCAGCTACAGCATTGACTGGGGCGACGGCAGCGCCGCCCAGGTGGTGACCACCGGCGGCAACGTGACCCACACCTTTGCCACGGCAGGCGCGCGCACAATCGCGGTGTCCCTCACCGACGAAGACGGCACCTACACCAACGTGGCCTCGGTCGCGGTGACCGTGGGCACGCCGCCCGCCACCGTCAGCATCGAAGCCGGTGCCGACACCACCGTGAACGAGGGCAGCACCTTCACCCGCAGCATCAACTTTGCGGATGGCACCGACAACGGCGCGGCGGGCTGGAGCTATAGCATCGACTACGGCGACGGCAGCGCGGCTGTCACCGGCACCACCCTGGTCAAGAGCATAGATCTGAGCCACCTGTACCCCGACGGCAGCGCCGCCCGCACCGTCAGCGTCACGGTGACCGACATCACCGGCGAAACCGCCACCGACAGCTTCCTGGTCAACGTGAACAACGTTGCCCCGGTGGCGGTGGTCAGTGGTGCCAGCACGGTCGCCGAGGCCAGCGTCTACATGCTGAGCGTAGGCCCCGTGACCGAACCCGGCGCAGACACCCGTACCGGCTACACCATCGCCTGGGGCGACGGCAACACCAGCAGCTTCACCCCCGCCCAGTGGGCCACTGCCGCCGGTAGTTTCACCCATACCTACGCCGACAACGCCGCTGCCACCATCACGGTGAGTGCTACCGACGAAGACGGCACCTTTGTGCTTGGCACCCAGGCCGTTACTATCAATAACGTAGCTCCTACCGCCCTATTGACGGGTGCCGGCAGCACAAATGAAGGTGCAAGCTACACGCTCAACATCGTTGGCAGCGACGTGGCCGGAGCGGCCGACCCGCTGAGCTACAGCATCGACTGGGGCGACGGCAGCGCCGTGCAGGCGCTCACGGCAGCGCAACTGGCCGCCCTGTCCGGCAACGTGGTCCACACGTTTGCCGACGACGCCGATGGAGCCGTCAACAGCACCCCGCGCACCATCAGCGTGACGGCCAACGATGGCGACGGCGGCGTGACCACGCAGACCAAGGTGGTCAACGTGAACAACGTCGCCCCTGTGGCCGCCGTCAGCGGTGCCAGCACGGTGAACGAGGCCAGCGTCTACACCCTGACCGTAGGCCCGGTGACCGAACCCGGCACCGACACCCGTACCGGCTACACCATCGCCTGGGGCGACGGCAACACCAGTAGCTTCACCCCTGCCCAGTGGGCCACCGCCGCGGGCAGCTTCACCCACACCTATGCCGACAACGCCGCCGCCACCATCACGGTGAGCGCTACCGACGAAGATGGCACCTTCGTGCTCGGCACCCAGACCGTTACTATTAATAACGTAGCACCTACTGCCCTACTGACGGGTGCCGGCAGCACAAATGAAGGTGCAAGCTACACGCTCAACATCGTTGGCAGCGACGTGGCCGGAGCGGCCGACCCGCTGAGCTACAGCATCGACTGGGGCGACGGTAGCGCTGTGCAGACGCTCACGGCGGCCCAACTGGCCGCTCTGTCTGGCAACGTCGCCCACACCTTCGCCGACGATGCCGATGGTCCGGTCAACAGCACCCCCCGCACCATCAGCGTCACGGCCAACGACGGCGATGGCGGCATCACCACCGCCACCAAGGTGGTCAACGTGAACAACGTCGCCCCCACCCTGGCCGCCACGGGTGCGTCCACCGTCGAAACCGGGCAGGTCTACACACTGAACTTGGGCGCAGTGACCGACCCCGGCCAGGACACGGTCAGCAGCTACAGCATCGACTGGGGCGACGGCAGTGCGGCGCAAGTCGTCACCACCGGCGGCAACGTCACCCACACCTTTGCCACGGCGGGCGCGCGCACCGTGCAGGTGTCCCTCACCGACGAAGACGGCACCTACGCCAACGTGGCCTCGGTCGCGGTGACGGTGGGCACACCACCGGCGACGGTCAGCGTGGAAGCCGGTGCGGATACGGCGCTCAATGAAGGCAGCACCTTCAGCCGCACCATCGCCTTCACCGACGGCACCGACAACGGCGCGCCAGGCTGGAGCTACAGCATCAACTACGGCGACGGCAGCGCGGCTGTCACCGGCACCACCCTGGTCAAGAGCATAGACCTGAGCCACCTGTACGCCGACGGCAGCGCTACCCGCACGGCCACCGTCACGGTGACCGACATCACTGGCGAAAGTTCGACCGACAGCTTCCAGGTGCTGGTCAACAACGTGGCACCTACCGCCGCGGTCAGCGGGGCCAGCAGCGTCCTGGAGGCCAGTCTCTACACCCTGAGCGTAGGTGCCATCACCGACCCCGGCGCTGACACCCGCACCGGCTACACCATCGCCTGGGGCGACGGCAACACCAGCAGCTTTACCCCCGCCCAGTGGGCCACCGCCGCGGGCAGCTTCACCCACACCTACGCCGACAACGCCGCCGCCACCATCACGGTGAGCGCCACCGACGAAGACGGCACGTTTGTTCTCGGCACCCAGGCAGTTACTATCAATAACGTAGCTCCTACCGCCCTATTGACGGGTGCTGGCAGCACAAATGAAGGTGCAAGCTACACGCTGAACATCGTCGGCAGCGACGTGGCTGGAGCGGCCGACCCACTGAGCTACAGCATCGACTGGAACGACGGCAGCGCGGTACAAACGCTGACGGCAGCGCAGTTGCTGGCCTTGTCCGGCAATGTGGTCCATACCTTCGCCGACGACCAGGATGGCCCCATCAACAGCACGCCGCACACCATCAGCGTCACCGCCAATGACGGCGACGGCGGCCTCACCACCGCCACCCAGGTGGTCAACGTCAACAACGTCGCCCCCGTAGCCGCGGTCAGCGGTGCCGCCACCGCCACCGCGGGCAGCGCCTACACGCTGAGCGTGGGCGCGGTGACCGACCCCGGCACCGATGTGCGCACCGGCTACAGCATCGACTGGGGTGACGGCAGCAGCACCGCGCTCACGCCCACGCAGTGGGCCGCGGCCGCGGGCAGCTTCTCGCACACCTTTGGCAGCAGCGGCACCAACCCGACCATCGTGGTGCACGCCACCGACGAAGACGGCACGTTCACCCTGGGTAGCCAGCAGCTCACGGTGGGCAACCAGGCCACGGAAACCCTGCGCGTCGGCTTTGCCCCGGACCGGCAGGTCGGCGCGGGCGGCCAGTGGGCAGCGGCCTGGGGCAGTGCCGATGTGGACATCAGCCACAAGCTGGACTACACCAGCGCGCTGGAAGCCTGGTCGGCCGTGAAGTTCAACGCCGTGTCGCCCCAGCTCCTGGCGGGTGGCGACATCTACGCGGGCGACCTGGGGGTCAGCGGGCAGTCCATGGCCACCTCTACGGTGCGCCAGGAAATCGACGGCAAGGAAGGCCTGCGGTTTGCGCTGACCGACCCGCACGATGCCGCCACCGGCATGACGCTGTACCTGTCGCGCCTGTTCGCGCAGGACGACGGCGGTGCCTTTGTGGAAAGTGGCCGGGTGCGCATGCTGGATGCTACGGGCACGGTGGTGGGCGAGTCGGTGTTCCATGCCAGCGATGCCACGGGGCAGCTGCAAGTCACCCTGTCGTCGGCCACGGCCTTCACCTCGATCGAGATCAGCTCGGGTGTCTACAACGGTACCAACTTCGTCTACGGCGGCTATGCCCATGCCGATGGCAGTTTTGGCTCCGGCGTAACCACCGATGGCACCGGCCTGCTGCACGGCAGTGACTTCATGGTGGACGCGGTGGAATTCAAGCTACCGGTGCTGGGTGTGCCTCCGGTGACCGTCTAAACACTTGTTTACATTTTGTCGATATTTTTTACATAAAAACCGACCGAATTTCACAAGTTGTTGATTTTTTTGATGATTTTTACCTGGCCTCAATCTTGCGCATAGGGCTGGAATTATCTTGATTGGAGAGCGGTATGGCGTTTTTAAACTCTGTAGGCAGTTGGCTCAATGGGGTGGTTTTGGGAGTGGCACTGGTGTCGTCCCCGGCGCAGGTATCGGCAGTCGTTTTGTCGGGCACGGGACCCAGCTCCGTACTGGCAGGCCAGCAATCCGATGGAGGTACCACGCCGTATGTTGAGAGCATCAACGTGACCGGCCCCGCCGCCATCACAGGCATCACCTGGTGGGGCTACTACCTCACCGGTGAAGATGCGGGCACCGACAGTTTCCTCATCAACGGCTCCAGCCTGGCCGCCTTCCCTGCGGTGGTGCGCACCGATGTCGGCGACCTGGACGACGGCAGTGGTGGTACGGTCAATCTGTACCAGTACTTTCTGAACCTCAGCGGTGTCAATGCCCAATACTTTGCGGGTGGCCCCACGGACCTCGGCATCCTCAACGACAGCCTGGACGTCGAGTGGTTCTGGCAGGGCTCGACAACCGACCTCTATGGTCCACGTGCCTACTTGGTACAGGGCGATCTGTTGCGCCAGGAGGTCCCCGAGCCCAGCTCCATTGCCCTGTTCGGCCTGGCGCTGGCGGCCCTGGGTGTAGCCCGCGCCCGCAAGCTGCACTAAGCTTTTTGGCCCGCTTTCGGAATGGCACAAGCCCCCCCAAAGACAGGCGAACTCAAACAGGCGTTACTGGCGTTCCATAGCGCCTACGTCACCATCGGGGCCTTCAGCTTCATCATCAACCTGCTGATGCTGGCCCCGTCGATCTACATGCTGCAGGTCTACGACCGGGCGCTGGGCAGCCGCAACATGACCACGCTGGCGGCCCTCACCGCCATGGTGCTGGGCATGGTGGCCCTGATGGCGCTGCTGGAGTGGGTGCGCTCCATGGTGCTGGTGCGGGTGGGTGCGCGGCTGGACATGGACATCAACGTGCGCATCTTCAACGCCACCTTCGAGCGCAACCTGCGCCATGCCGGCCAAAACCCCGCACAGGCCATGCACGACCTGGCCACCATCCGGCAAACCCTCACCGGCGCGGGCGTGGTGGCCATGATGGATGCCCCCTGGATGCCGGTCTACATCTTCGTCATCTTTTTGTTCCACCCCTACCTGGGCATCTTTGCCATCGTCGGTGCGCTGATCCTGGTGGCCCTGGCGTTTGCCAACGAACGCGTGTCCAAGCTGCCTTTGGCCGAGGTGCAAAAACTGGCCATGGCCACCAACGCACTGGTCAACAATAACCTGCGCAACGCCGAGGTGATCGAGGCCATGGGCATGCTGCCCGCCATCCGCGGACGCTGGTTTGACCTGCAGCACAAGCTGCTGGTGCAGCAGGCCCAGGCCAGCGACAAAGCGGGCCTGCTGGGCGCGCTGACCAAGTTTGCCCGCGTCGGCATGCAGTCGCTAACCCTGGGCTATGGCGCACTGCTGGCCATCGAGGGGCTGATCACCTCTGGCATGATGAGCGCCGCCTCCATCCTGGTGGGCCGCGCCCTGGCCCCGGTGGAGATGCTGATCGGCAACTGGAAGCAACTGGTCAACGCCCGCGCGGCCTACCTGCGCCTGTCCGAGCTGCTGCGGGTGTTTCCCGCCCGCGAAGGCGGCATGCCCCTGCCCAAGCCCAAGGGCGCGCTGGTGCTGGACAGCGCCAGCACCGCCGCGCCGGGCACCAATGTGATGATCCTGAAAAACGTCAGCCTGAAAATCGGCGCGGGCGAAGTGGTGGCCGTGATCGGCCCCAGCGCCTCTGGCAAGTCCAGCCTGGCGCGCCTGCTGGTGGGTATCTGGCCCGCGGTGTCAGGCTCGGTGCGGCTGGACGGTGCCGACGTGTACCGCTGGAACAAGGACGAGCTCGGCCCGCACGTAGGCTACCTGCCCCAGAACATCGAGCTGTTCGACGGCACCGTGGCCGACAACATTGGTCGCTTCACCACGCCCGACTCCGAGAAAATCATCGCCGCCGCCCAGGCCGCAGGCATGCACGAGCAAATCCTGCTGCTGCCCAAGGGCTACGACACCCCGCTGGGTGACCAGGGCAGCGCACTCTCGGGCGGGCAGCGCCAGCGCATCGGCCTGGCCCGCGCCCTGTACGGCGACCCGGCCCTGGTGGTGCTGGACGAACCCAATTCCAACCTGGACGAACTGGGCGAGCAGGCCCTGGCCACCACCATCCGCGGGCTCAAGGCCAAGGGCTGCACCGTCGTCATCATCACCCACCGCATGACCACCGTGGCCGTGGCCGACAAGCTGCTGGTGATGCAAGACGGCACGCCCAAGATCTTCGGCCCGCGCGACGAGGTGATCGAAGCCCTCAAGCAACCCCAGGCCCCGGCCAAGCCGCACCCCGTTGCACACCCGGCCCTGGCCCGCCCTACTGTCTGACCCCATGGCCACTGAAACGCCCACCGACGCACCTGGCAGCCTGGACATCAACCACGCCAAAAGCTCGCGCCTGGGCTGGGTCATTGCGCTGCTGGGCTTTGGCGGCTTCGTACTGTGGGCCGCGCTGGCCCCGCTGGACCAGGGCGTGTCGGCCTCCGGCCAGGTGGTGGTGTCGGGCAACCGCAAGCTGGTGCAAAACCTGGCCCCCGGCATGGTCGAGGCCATCCTGGTGAAAGACGGCGATGTCGTCCAGAGCGGCGACGTGCTGGTGCGCCTGGACACCACCGCCGCCCGCGCCCAGTACGAAACCGCCCGCGCCCAGTGGATCACCGCCAAGGCCAGCGAGGCCCGTTTCCTGGCCGACACGACCGGGCAAAAAGACATCCGCTTCCCCCCCGAATTCACCAGCCCGGCCAACACCGCCACCGACCAGCGCTGGAACGCCGCCATGGCCGTGCAGACCCAGCTGCTGCGGGCCCGCCGAGGGGCGCTGGAGGCCGACCTGAACGTGCTGCGCAGCAGCATGGTGGGGCTGGAGTCCACCCTCACCGGCATCGAGGCCACCCGCCGCGCCAAGGAAGAGCAGGCCCAGTTGCTGCGCACCGAACTCAGCGGCCTGCGCACCCTGGCGGGCGACGGCTACCTGCCGCGCAACCGCCTCTCCGAACAAGAGCGGCTGCTGGTGCAACTGCAGGGCGCGGCTTCCGAAGATGCTGCCAACCTGTCGCGCACCCGGCAAAACATCGTGGAGGTGCGCATGCGCATGCTGGCCCGCCAGCAGGAGTACCGCAAGGAGAACGAAGTCGGCCTGTCCGATGCCCAGAAGGAAGCCAGCGGCCTGGACAGCCGCATCGAAGGCCTGGCGTTCGAGCTGGCCAACACGGTGGTCAAAGCCCCCAGCGAAGGCGTGGTGGTGGGCCTGAATGTGCACACCGTGGGCGGCGTGATCCCGGCTGCCCACCCGCTGATGGAAATTGTGCCCAAGAACGAACAGCTCAAGGTCGAGGTGCAAATCCCCACCGCCATGATCGACAAGGTGAAGATCGGCCTGCCGGTGCAGATCATGTTCCCGGCGTTCAGCCAGCGCACCACCCCGCAAATCCCCGGCCAGTTTGTGCAGGTGGCCGCCGATGCCACCACCGACCCGCAGGGCAAGGTGCCCCCGTTCTACAAGGGCCAGGTGGTGGTCACGCCCGAAGGCATGGGCAAGCTGGCCACCCACGAGATCAAGGCCGGCATGCCCGCCGACGTGTTTGTCAAAAGCGGTGAACGCACCCTGCTGAACTACCTGTTCAAGCCGCTCAGCGACCACATGCGCGCCGCGCTGACGGAGCCCTGAGCATGCGGAAAATATGGCTCGCCGGCTTTTTGCTGTCTTGCATGGCGGCCCACGCGTCGGGCCTGCTGGAGGCCTACCAACAGGCGCTCGACAATGACCCCACGCTGCGTGCCGCCCGCTACGAGCGCGAAGCCGGGCGACTGAACCCGGCGATTGCCCGGGCCGCGCTGCTGCCCAATGTGTCTTTCAGCTCCAGCCGCTCCAGCAACCAGGGCGACCGCAGCCTGGCCCCCGGTGCGCCTGCCCAAGACCTGAAATACCGCTCCTCCCAGGACGCACTGTCGCTGCGCCAGGCGCTGTACAACGGCGAAGGCAATGCCCGCTACCGGCAAGGCCTGGTGCAGTCCGAGTACAGCGAATTTGTGTTCCTCAAGAAGCAGGACGACCTGGCGGTGCGCGTCGCGGGGGCCTATTTCGACCTGCTGCTGGCCGCCGAAAAGCTGGCCTTTGCCAACGCCGAGGTCAACGCCTTCAGCGCCCAGCAGACATCGGCCGAACGGCGCTACACCGGGGGTGAAGGCACCGTGACCGAGATTGCCGAGGCCAGCGCCCGCGGCGCCATTGCCGAGGCCAACCGGGCCGATGCCACCGACCTGCTGCTGGTGGCCCGCCAGGCCCTGGAGGCCATGACCGGCCAGCCCGCACTGGGCCTGCAGGTGCTGAAACCCGGCTTCTCCCCCACCACGCTGCAGCCCGACACCCTGGAGGCCTGGACGGTCCTGGCACTGGACAAAAACCCCGACATCGCCGCCCAGCGCAAGCTGCTGGAGTCTACCCGCCTGGACATCCAACGCAGCCGCGCCGGACACCTGCCGCGCCTGGACCTGGTGGCCAGCATCAGCAAATCCACCAGCGACAGCCTGACCACCCTGAACCAGCAGTCCACCATACGCTCGGTGGGCGTGCAGTTGACGATTCCGCTGTTTGCGGGCCTGGGTGTGGTGGCACAGACCGACCAGGCCGTAGCCAACCTGCAGCGCGCCGAAGCCGAGCTGGATGCCAGCACCCTCAAGGTGCAACTGGACCTGCGCCGCTGGTTCCTGGCCACGCGCACCGGCATCACCAAGGTGGCGGCCTATGACCGCGCGGTGGAGTCCAGCCGGGTGGCGGTGGAAGGCACGCAGCGCGGCTTGGCCGCAGGCATCCGCACCCAGACCGAGGTGCTGGATGCCGAGCGGCAATACTTCTCTGCCCTGCGGGACCGGGCCCAGGCGCGCTACGAGTTCCTCAACAACCGCCTCAAGCTCAAGGCCACCGCAGGCGTGCTGGAAGCCGCAGATATCGCCGAAGTGGATCTGCTGCTGGAGACCGAGTCCCTTGCATCCAAAAAACCATAAAAATAGGCCTGTAGCGCTTATCTGGTGAGCACAAGAAGCTATAATTAATATAGCAAATTTACTTTTGCTGTTTTTTTAGCGTGGCGGGTGCGCTCGCCAGTTTTGTAACATCG from Comamonadaceae bacterium OS-1 carries:
- the prsE gene encoding type I secretion system membrane fusion protein PrsE, with protein sequence MATETPTDAPGSLDINHAKSSRLGWVIALLGFGGFVLWAALAPLDQGVSASGQVVVSGNRKLVQNLAPGMVEAILVKDGDVVQSGDVLVRLDTTAARAQYETARAQWITAKASEARFLADTTGQKDIRFPPEFTSPANTATDQRWNAAMAVQTQLLRARRGALEADLNVLRSSMVGLESTLTGIEATRRAKEEQAQLLRTELSGLRTLAGDGYLPRNRLSEQERLLVQLQGAASEDAANLSRTRQNIVEVRMRMLARQQEYRKENEVGLSDAQKEASGLDSRIEGLAFELANTVVKAPSEGVVVGLNVHTVGGVIPAAHPLMEIVPKNEQLKVEVQIPTAMIDKVKIGLPVQIMFPAFSQRTTPQIPGQFVQVAADATTDPQGKVPPFYKGQVVVTPEGMGKLATHEIKAGMPADVFVKSGERTLLNYLFKPLSDHMRAALTEP
- the tolC_2 gene encoding outer membrane protein TolC; protein product: MRKIWLAGFLLSCMAAHASGLLEAYQQALDNDPTLRAARYEREAGRLNPAIARAALLPNVSFSSSRSSNQGDRSLAPGAPAQDLKYRSSQDALSLRQALYNGEGNARYRQGLVQSEYSEFVFLKKQDDLAVRVAGAYFDLLLAAEKLAFANAEVNAFSAQQTSAERRYTGGEGTVTEIAEASARGAIAEANRADATDLLLVARQALEAMTGQPALGLQVLKPGFSPTTLQPDTLEAWTVLALDKNPDIAAQRKLLESTRLDIQRSRAGHLPRLDLVASISKSTSDSLTTLNQQSTIRSVGVQLTIPLFAGLGVVAQTDQAVANLQRAEAELDASTLKVQLDLRRWFLATRTGITKVAAYDRAVESSRVAVEGTQRGLAAGIRTQTEVLDAERQYFSALRDRAQARYEFLNNRLKLKATAGVLEAADIAEVDLLLETESLASKKP
- the prsD gene encoding type I secretion system ATP-binding protein PrsD → MAQAPPKTGELKQALLAFHSAYVTIGAFSFIINLLMLAPSIYMLQVYDRALGSRNMTTLAALTAMVLGMVALMALLEWVRSMVLVRVGARLDMDINVRIFNATFERNLRHAGQNPAQAMHDLATIRQTLTGAGVVAMMDAPWMPVYIFVIFLFHPYLGIFAIVGALILVALAFANERVSKLPLAEVQKLAMATNALVNNNLRNAEVIEAMGMLPAIRGRWFDLQHKLLVQQAQASDKAGLLGALTKFARVGMQSLTLGYGALLAIEGLITSGMMSAASILVGRALAPVEMLIGNWKQLVNARAAYLRLSELLRVFPAREGGMPLPKPKGALVLDSASTAAPGTNVMILKNVSLKIGAGEVVAVIGPSASGKSSLARLLVGIWPAVSGSVRLDGADVYRWNKDELGPHVGYLPQNIELFDGTVADNIGRFTTPDSEKIIAAAQAAGMHEQILLLPKGYDTPLGDQGSALSGGQRQRIGLARALYGDPALVVLDEPNSNLDELGEQALATTIRGLKAKGCTVVIITHRMTTVAVADKLLVMQDGTPKIFGPRDEVIEALKQPQAPAKPHPVAHPALARPTV